One segment of Candidatus Nitrospira nitrosa DNA contains the following:
- a CDS encoding PIN domain-containing protein: MWIPEPTERHREVLGSLLTDTLTRSNLVPDAHLAALAIEHGLTLCSADRDFARFPSLRWEDPLQQK; encoded by the coding sequence GTGTGGATTCCCGAGCCTACTGAACGCCACCGAGAGGTTTTAGGATCCTTACTGACCGATACGCTCACTCGCTCGAACCTGGTCCCAGACGCGCACCTAGCGGCACTGGCGATCGAGCATGGGCTGACGCTCTGCTCCGCTGATCGTGACTTTGCACGGTTCCCAAGTCTCCGCTGGGAGGACCCTCTCCAGCA
- a CDS encoding TIR domain-containing protein: MHEVFVSYSSVDENAVRKRLQLLKSRGIPYWFAPDAEIPGGEDFASFIETAISNSKVFLLMASESALGSEEVKKELALADNEKVPIIPLFLETELSFPPGFRYRLLSRQYISATEEENEEWVYRLLKTLRYHGVAISNDEVQTSAAGSREKPKISSGLMPYLADRDQQEALIQKRLEQHLEQTPHRPILFIIHGEESHCCDMFVERLCKYSIPRQLKPIKRSDQLECKSVRWPDYSPAAQTSTIRAQLYWRGVLNRLELPLSAPHQKVTQRIGAIRRPVLFWSNLGSDAWQLYEGNLIEEVVRLWSALSDVPAPSQPIIILLAISYPSHTPSLFERLRNVKPDSPVAQKLRGLVLPSETAISVTVLPELTSLSQSDIEEWVREIMQPNDTDDVLRIVRAVFSGSRNDAEQRIRELLGHKMEDKILTLLEDVFLSRGRSGRLPIGPLAPLMKTLLRAEDILRSI, from the coding sequence ATGCATGAAGTGTTCGTATCATACTCGAGCGTGGATGAGAATGCGGTACGGAAACGTCTACAGCTGCTGAAATCGCGCGGCATTCCTTACTGGTTTGCACCCGATGCAGAGATTCCAGGAGGTGAAGACTTTGCTAGCTTTATTGAGACAGCAATCAGCAATAGCAAGGTATTTCTTTTAATGGCCAGTGAAAGTGCGCTGGGGAGCGAGGAAGTCAAGAAAGAACTTGCGTTGGCGGACAATGAAAAAGTACCTATTATCCCGTTGTTCTTGGAGACCGAACTGTCCTTCCCCCCTGGTTTTAGGTATCGACTTCTCTCTAGGCAGTATATTTCCGCCACTGAAGAAGAGAATGAGGAGTGGGTATACAGATTACTTAAGACGCTAAGGTACCACGGTGTCGCTATCAGCAATGATGAGGTTCAGACGTCTGCAGCAGGGTCGCGTGAAAAGCCAAAAATCAGCAGCGGCCTGATGCCATATCTCGCAGATCGAGATCAGCAGGAAGCTCTCATTCAAAAACGGCTAGAGCAACATCTTGAACAAACACCGCACCGTCCCATTCTTTTCATAATTCACGGGGAGGAATCGCATTGTTGTGACATGTTTGTCGAACGTCTATGTAAGTACTCTATCCCTAGGCAGCTGAAGCCGATAAAAAGGTCAGACCAACTCGAATGCAAATCTGTGCGTTGGCCCGATTATTCTCCTGCCGCCCAGACATCCACAATACGGGCCCAACTATACTGGCGGGGAGTGCTCAATCGATTGGAGCTGCCACTAAGTGCGCCACATCAAAAAGTTACGCAGCGCATTGGTGCAATTCGGAGGCCCGTTTTGTTCTGGAGTAACTTGGGCAGTGATGCCTGGCAGCTCTACGAGGGTAACTTGATTGAGGAGGTCGTGCGCCTGTGGTCTGCTTTATCCGATGTGCCTGCGCCTTCGCAACCTATTATCATCCTCCTTGCCATTTCCTATCCTTCGCACACTCCATCTTTGTTTGAACGCTTGCGAAATGTAAAGCCTGACTCCCCCGTTGCTCAGAAGCTGCGAGGCCTGGTGCTTCCAAGTGAAACCGCTATATCGGTGACGGTCCTGCCAGAGCTTACAAGTCTCTCACAATCAGATATCGAAGAGTGGGTGCGCGAGATTATGCAGCCTAATGATACGGATGACGTTCTCCGTATAGTGCGAGCGGTCTTTTCAGGATCACGCAACGATGCAGAGCAACGTATTCGGGAACTGCTCGGGCATAAAATGGAAGACAAGATTTTGACCCTCCTTGAGGATGTATTTCTCAGCCGTGGTCGTTCAGGGCGATTACCCATAGGGCCTCTTGCACCACTGATGAAGACTCTGCTACGAGCGGAAGATATATTGAGGAGCATCTAA
- a CDS encoding AAA family ATPase produces MTELPYSESPPASRPTYKELAPPILGGTDDPAGYLADRGLVDAVNVALLLRQPLLVTGEPGTGKSQLAFSVAYQLGLAPPLTFETKSTSVARDLFYTFDNIGRFRAAQTTATELPVAEFISFNALGRAILLANPQEQVQEFLPGGYTHFEQRRSVVLIDEIDKAPRDFPNDILNEVERFFFRVPEAGGRIISAPADFKPIVIMTSNSEKALPEAFLRRCIFYSIPFPDPERLEEIVFSRLIGKVEKGAPLLQEALEFFLELRHPDSGFRKKPGTAELLNWLVAMLEFGCDPNTSLRPQYRTVEATLSALSKLVEDQGRLRDDFRQWLKK; encoded by the coding sequence ATGACTGAACTGCCGTACTCGGAATCGCCTCCAGCATCAAGGCCAACCTACAAGGAGTTAGCACCTCCAATACTCGGTGGAACAGACGATCCAGCGGGATATCTAGCAGATCGCGGGTTGGTCGATGCGGTTAATGTAGCCCTCCTTCTCCGTCAGCCACTGCTTGTAACGGGTGAGCCTGGGACAGGCAAGTCGCAACTTGCCTTCAGTGTTGCGTACCAGCTCGGACTAGCTCCCCCTTTGACTTTCGAAACTAAGTCAACATCGGTGGCACGTGACTTGTTCTATACGTTCGATAACATTGGTCGTTTTCGGGCAGCCCAAACGACGGCAACAGAATTGCCGGTGGCTGAGTTTATCTCCTTCAACGCACTGGGTAGAGCTATCCTTCTGGCTAATCCGCAGGAACAGGTGCAAGAATTCTTACCCGGGGGATACACCCACTTTGAGCAGCGGCGTTCTGTTGTGCTGATTGATGAAATTGACAAAGCTCCACGAGATTTTCCTAACGATATACTGAATGAAGTGGAGCGGTTCTTTTTTCGAGTACCTGAGGCCGGTGGCAGGATAATTTCTGCCCCTGCCGACTTTAAACCAATCGTCATCATGACTAGCAACTCCGAAAAGGCTTTACCTGAGGCGTTTCTCCGGCGCTGTATCTTTTACAGTATTCCATTCCCTGATCCTGAGCGCCTCGAAGAGATTGTCTTTTCCCGTCTGATCGGGAAAGTTGAAAAAGGAGCTCCGTTGCTCCAAGAGGCACTCGAGTTCTTTCTTGAGCTGCGACATCCGGATAGCGGGTTCAGGAAAAAACCCGGGACGGCTGAGCTATTGAATTGGTTGGTCGCAATGTTGGAGTTTGGCTGTGATCCAAACACGTCATTACGGCCTCAGTACCGCACAGTAGAAGCCACTCTTTCTGCCCTATCGAAGCTAGTCGAGGACCAGGGGCGTCTAAGGGATGATTTTAGACAGTGGTTGAAAAAGTGA
- a CDS encoding IS110 family RNA-guided transposase has translation MMCYAGIDLHATNSVLVVIDEADRVLYQKRLRNDLAVIFTALTPYQTTLQGVVVESTYNWYWLVDGLMEAGYRVHLAHAPALPQYSGLKHVDDQHDAQWLAHLLRLGLLPTGYIYPKAERAVRDLLRKRSQLVRHKTMVVLSLQSLLTRLTGNRLSLPRLRQLTPEGIQALVPFPEHVQSVSSSLAVLQCLEHEIHTIEGTVREAGRTQPGYVLLQTVPGIGPILAGTILLEAGDLRRFATVGHFASYCRCVGSEHVSNGKRKGAGNTKNGNKYLSWAFIEAAHFAIRYEAVIRTYYQRKQARTHPLVALKAVAHKLARACYHMLRAQVPFDLSRAFG, from the coding sequence ATGATGTGTTATGCGGGCATTGATCTCCATGCCACGAATAGTGTGCTGGTCGTGATTGATGAAGCGGATCGAGTGCTGTATCAGAAACGCCTCCGCAATGACCTGGCCGTGATCTTCACGGCCTTAACACCGTATCAGACCACGCTGCAGGGCGTGGTCGTTGAGTCCACCTATAATTGGTACTGGTTAGTCGACGGGCTCATGGAAGCAGGGTACCGGGTCCACCTCGCTCATGCACCAGCCCTGCCGCAGTATAGTGGGCTCAAGCATGTTGACGATCAACACGATGCGCAGTGGTTAGCCCATTTACTCCGGCTAGGTTTGCTCCCTACCGGGTACATTTACCCCAAAGCGGAACGGGCCGTGCGGGACTTGTTGCGGAAGCGCAGTCAGTTGGTTCGGCACAAGACCATGGTCGTGCTGAGCCTACAAAGCCTGCTGACACGACTGACTGGCAATCGGCTCTCCCTCCCTCGGCTTCGACAGCTCACCCCAGAGGGCATTCAGGCACTTGTGCCATTTCCCGAACATGTGCAATCGGTCAGCAGTTCGTTGGCTGTGCTGCAATGTCTGGAGCACGAGATTCACACGATTGAGGGCACGGTTCGGGAAGCGGGGCGGACTCAGCCGGGCTATGTGCTCTTACAGACCGTCCCCGGAATCGGGCCGATCTTGGCGGGCACCATTCTCCTGGAAGCCGGTGACCTGCGGCGGTTTGCGACCGTGGGACACTTCGCCTCCTACTGTCGCTGTGTCGGCAGCGAACATGTGAGTAACGGCAAACGCAAAGGGGCTGGCAACACGAAGAACGGCAACAAGTATTTAAGCTGGGCGTTCATCGAGGCGGCGCACTTCGCCATTCGCTATGAGGCCGTGATTCGCACGTATTATCAGCGCAAGCAGGCACGGACGCATCCCCTTGTGGCGCTGAAGGCCGTGGCCCATAAATTGGCGCGGGCCTGCTATCACATGCTCCGTGCGCAGGTGCCATTCGATCTGTCCCGCGCTTTTGGCTAG